One segment of Argiope bruennichi chromosome 11, qqArgBrue1.1, whole genome shotgun sequence DNA contains the following:
- the LOC129956745 gene encoding E3 ubiquitin-protein ligase RNF126-B-like produces the protein MSLSLYTQLLRAVLEQLPEPAEVHVGEAYREEMVNIAKEMVPTIDLKLVPIISEELKSFARKKDGLQWFLWKTEGIPRLMEFAMTLYRNYDKHMSEMDKWTRLGELTIESIYSSPGPESCFGDCPICTEPLHRKITTSCGHNFHGECLEMWMKENMSCPLCRKNLCGYAWHRS, from the coding sequence ATGTCACTCTCTTTATACACACAATTGCTGCGAGCAGTGCTGGAACAGTTGCCGGAGCCAGCAGAGGTTCATGTGGGTGAGGCCTACAGGGAAGAGATGGTGAATATTGCAAAAGAGATGGTACCAACTATTGATCTGAAGTTGGTACCTATCATCAGCGAGGAGTTGAAATCGTTTGCACGGAAAAAGGATGGACTGCAATGGTTTTTGTGGAAGACAGAAGGGATCCCCCGTCTGATGGAATTTGCCATGACGCTCTATCGCAATTACGATAAGCATATGAGCGAAATGGACAAATGGACCAGATTAGGGGAACTAACCATAGAGTCCATCTACTCTTCCCCAGGGCCAGAAAGTTGTTTCGGAGATTGCCCGATATGCACGGAGCCTCTGCATAGGAAAATAACAACTTCATGCGGGCACAACTTTCATGGAGAATGTCTAGAAATGTGGATGAAAGAAAACATGTCTTGTCCGCTGTGTAGAAAGAACCTCTGCGGGTATGCTTGGCATCGTTCATGA